The Gracilimonas sp. genome includes a region encoding these proteins:
- a CDS encoding glycosyltransferase family 4 protein — MKILMVLDKKFPTDIRVENEATSLIRAGHKVGLLSIADNPQQEIVQVKGIKVYREKVSRFKRDKMHGLAGMVPWIDQFVAKKVSAILDSEQYDAVHFHDLYLFGAARLIRKKHDVYFVGDMHENYVEVLKDYKWATKFPNRLLVSQKKWERKEKEWLADMDKVITVSKGIEDRIINKGVSKEDVILVPNTIHTRLFDEFETDQRIINKFKDYFTLVYVGGFVSNRGLEHVIKGMKGLSKKAPDIRLILVGDGDTRTQLQAIVKENELSDQVFFEGWQSQEKIKSYLEVADVGLVPFKRTPQTDNSSSNKLFQYMYFGLPILGTNCTSVKKLVEKENCGLIYESENTIRFIESVMNLYENRSRAKELGKNGKKAVIEKYSWDKTIQDMLKMYSNLAEN; from the coding sequence ATGAAAATTTTAATGGTTTTGGATAAAAAATTTCCTACCGATATCCGGGTAGAAAATGAGGCTACCTCCCTGATAAGGGCCGGGCACAAAGTGGGGTTGCTTTCCATTGCTGACAACCCCCAACAAGAAATTGTACAGGTTAAAGGCATCAAAGTGTATAGGGAGAAAGTATCTCGGTTCAAGCGCGATAAAATGCACGGGCTGGCAGGTATGGTACCATGGATAGATCAATTTGTAGCAAAAAAGGTTTCTGCCATTTTAGATTCAGAGCAATACGATGCTGTTCATTTTCATGATTTATATCTTTTTGGAGCTGCAAGGCTGATTCGTAAAAAACATGATGTTTATTTTGTTGGAGATATGCACGAGAATTATGTGGAAGTTCTCAAGGACTATAAATGGGCTACAAAGTTTCCAAATCGCTTGCTGGTATCTCAAAAAAAATGGGAGCGGAAAGAAAAGGAATGGCTTGCTGATATGGATAAAGTCATAACGGTTAGCAAAGGAATAGAAGATAGGATTATTAATAAGGGCGTTTCAAAAGAAGATGTGATTCTTGTTCCCAATACCATACACACCAGACTTTTTGATGAATTTGAAACAGACCAGCGGATCATAAATAAATTTAAGGATTACTTTACGCTTGTATATGTTGGTGGTTTTGTGAGTAATCGCGGATTGGAGCACGTGATAAAAGGGATGAAAGGATTAAGTAAGAAAGCTCCCGATATCAGACTTATTCTGGTTGGAGATGGGGACACAAGGACGCAGTTACAAGCTATTGTTAAAGAAAATGAATTAAGTGATCAGGTTTTTTTTGAAGGATGGCAAAGCCAGGAAAAGATTAAATCCTATCTTGAAGTTGCAGATGTTGGACTGGTTCCATTCAAGCGAACACCGCAAACAGATAACTCAAGTTCAAATAAACTGTTCCAATATATGTATTTCGGACTGCCAATCCTGGGTACAAATTGTACTTCAGTAAAAAAATTGGTAGAAAAAGAAAACTGCGGCCTGATTTATGAAAGCGAAAATACTATCAGGTTTATAGAAAGTGTTATGAATTTATATGAGAATCGAAGCAGGGCAAAGGAACTTGGAAAGAATGGTAAAAAAGCAGTGATTGAGAAATATAGCTGGGATAAAACTATTCAGGATATGCTGAAAATGTATAGTAATCTTGCTGAGAATTGA
- a CDS encoding polysaccharide deacetylase family protein, which yields MNLKVIIPDDLTQVSEYTVKLIFEEFWGLKVLINKHEKETYIISDQQTGKTLSFPALFVSQEKSQWLQKRSQGNWGLKRFAFDKFDTLPVLFNGKPQSQEHDYGIDFFGTLFFLLNRYHEKTEEINQDDHGRNVADHTFLLRNNFIETPLADLYLELFSKIIFKKFGVSLQVNSSFSILPSHDVDRPFEYLYYSSGKLIKRVSGDLLIRKSVIKAINRIKKVRKIKNGEHQLDPYNTFDWIMDISEKSGRKSTFHFIAENTNGKYDQEYELENPEIKKLLKKIYYRGHNIGLHPSYNSPITRSQISKEYKKLKNAVNKLGIQQTVWKSRNHYLQWNTDCLSELEKAGVHVDQTLGFAGRPGFRCGTCIPFHPFNYRTKRKSEVLFEPLILMEVSLFDKGYLGLGRNLEEAWNIVEGLKNQCKKYSGNFTILWHNNHLVDDEMKSFYQECLK from the coding sequence ATGAATCTAAAGGTCATAATCCCTGACGATCTAACTCAAGTTTCAGAATATACCGTAAAGCTAATATTTGAAGAATTTTGGGGATTAAAGGTTCTTATTAACAAGCATGAAAAAGAGACCTATATAATTTCGGATCAGCAAACAGGTAAAACCCTGAGCTTTCCTGCACTTTTCGTCTCTCAGGAAAAAAGTCAGTGGTTACAAAAGAGATCGCAAGGTAACTGGGGTTTAAAACGTTTCGCTTTTGATAAATTTGATACTCTTCCAGTTTTATTTAATGGAAAGCCCCAAAGTCAGGAACATGACTATGGCATTGATTTCTTTGGCACACTATTTTTTTTATTGAATAGGTATCATGAAAAAACAGAAGAGATAAACCAAGATGATCATGGAAGAAATGTTGCAGACCATACATTTCTTTTAAGAAATAACTTTATTGAAACTCCTTTGGCTGATTTGTATCTGGAGTTGTTTTCTAAAATTATTTTCAAAAAATTTGGAGTTTCTCTGCAGGTAAATAGCTCATTTTCAATTTTACCCTCCCACGATGTAGATCGTCCTTTTGAATACCTTTACTATTCAAGTGGAAAATTGATTAAGCGAGTTTCTGGTGATCTGTTAATTCGAAAGTCAGTAATAAAAGCTATTAACCGAATTAAGAAAGTCAGAAAAATTAAAAATGGTGAACATCAGCTTGACCCATATAATACATTTGACTGGATAATGGACATCTCAGAAAAGTCAGGGAGAAAAAGCACGTTTCATTTTATAGCAGAAAATACAAATGGCAAGTATGACCAAGAGTATGAATTAGAAAACCCCGAAATAAAAAAACTGCTAAAAAAAATTTACTATCGAGGGCATAATATTGGGTTACACCCCTCCTATAATTCACCGATTACTCGAAGTCAAATTTCTAAAGAATATAAGAAGTTAAAAAACGCTGTTAATAAGCTAGGGATTCAGCAAACTGTTTGGAAAAGCAGGAATCATTATTTGCAATGGAATACTGATTGTCTTTCAGAGTTAGAAAAGGCAGGTGTTCATGTTGATCAAACCCTTGGATTTGCTGGTAGACCAGGTTTTAGGTGTGGTACTTGTATCCCATTCCATCCTTTTAATTATAGAACAAAAAGAAAATCTGAGGTGCTTTTTGAGCCCCTTATTCTTATGGAAGTTAGTTTATTTGACAAAGGATACTTAGGGCTGGGGAGAAACCTTGAAGAAGCATGGAATATTGTAGAGGGTTTAAAAAATCAGTGCAAAAAATATTCAGGTAACTTTACTATTCTCTGGCACAACAATCATTTGGTAGACGATGAAATGAAATCTTTCTATCAGGAATGTTTAAAGTAG
- a CDS encoding GNAT family N-acetyltransferase, with protein sequence MIPHELPGNIFMQPWWLDIVAPGQWEDIRIEKGGDIFARWPIVLRKEKGFRFIEMPVLTQKLGPWIKQTSSKHETIHNTERSMLKKLIKKIPSFDKFNYNLDADVINYLPFIWEGFSQNSLTTFQVQAPIDTKQTWKNLNSAVRRDIRRAEESLEVIIGLSSDELYNMISATFERQGLKVPYSRGLLYDLYNEASSRERATIVGAKDNKGVLHAAEVFLHDDKTTYYLAGGFDSESEVPGAVSLVLWEGIKEAQKRGNTFDFEGSSIKSIERYFSSFGSKPVHFHHIQGISKKYAPFYYAKQFIKKMKQ encoded by the coding sequence ATGATCCCCCACGAATTGCCAGGAAATATTTTTATGCAACCTTGGTGGCTAGATATTGTAGCTCCAGGACAATGGGAAGATATTCGGATAGAAAAAGGTGGAGATATTTTTGCTCGATGGCCCATTGTTTTGCGGAAAGAAAAAGGATTTCGATTTATTGAAATGCCAGTATTGACTCAGAAATTAGGTCCTTGGATTAAGCAAACAAGTTCAAAGCATGAAACGATTCATAATACAGAACGTTCTATGCTCAAAAAATTGATCAAGAAAATTCCCAGCTTTGATAAGTTTAATTATAACCTGGATGCTGATGTCATCAATTATTTGCCATTTATCTGGGAAGGTTTCTCTCAAAATTCTTTGACTACATTTCAAGTACAGGCCCCAATAGATACTAAACAAACTTGGAAAAATTTAAATAGTGCGGTTCGTCGGGATATTCGAAGGGCAGAGGAGTCTTTAGAGGTCATAATTGGTCTGAGCTCAGATGAGCTTTATAATATGATTTCAGCAACTTTTGAAAGACAGGGACTTAAAGTTCCATACTCAAGGGGTCTTTTGTATGATTTATATAATGAGGCATCTTCCAGAGAAAGGGCAACGATAGTTGGTGCAAAAGATAATAAAGGGGTTTTGCATGCAGCTGAAGTTTTTCTTCACGATGATAAGACTACCTATTATTTGGCAGGTGGATTTGATTCAGAATCAGAAGTTCCTGGTGCAGTAAGCCTGGTATTGTGGGAGGGAATAAAAGAGGCCCAGAAAAGAGGTAACACCTTCGACTTCGAGGGCTCAAGTATTAAGTCGATTGAACGTTATTTTAGTTCTTTTGGCAGCAAACCGGTTCACTTTCATCACATACAAGGAATAAGTAAAAAATATGCCCCTTTCTACTATGCCAAACAGTTTATCAAAAAGATGAAGCAATAA
- a CDS encoding sulfotransferase, with the protein MSLSKLKINIQSWLLRPFEIILRSWPEKQRSIKPVWIIGAPRSGTTLTYQLFCSFFKTSYLTNRVAERYRIALISRFFERIFFSKSLNPKSFKSKFGKTHSPNDPHEGGAFFYQFFPVEEPSAESLGINKRKKFRKLIQRLAYPSELFVSKNTVHSLRIKALADAFPESQFIWVTRDKADTAYSILKARVSQKIDTKEWWGVKPPGWQERIGLTEKKRVLWQISEVETIIEKDLMKTNRPFFKVSYKDVCEKPHKVMNEIAKEFGLNDYISKDDDFIPDSFNYSTSPKDSLAEEIRILVQN; encoded by the coding sequence ATGAGTTTAAGTAAACTTAAAATAAATATTCAAAGCTGGTTATTACGACCTTTTGAAATAATACTTAGGTCATGGCCTGAGAAGCAGCGTTCAATAAAGCCCGTTTGGATTATAGGAGCGCCAAGGTCTGGTACCACACTGACATATCAACTATTTTGTTCTTTTTTTAAAACTTCGTACTTAACAAATCGAGTAGCAGAAAGATATAGAATCGCTCTGATATCCCGGTTTTTTGAACGTATATTTTTTTCAAAATCGTTAAACCCAAAATCATTTAAATCAAAATTTGGCAAAACTCATTCTCCAAACGATCCACATGAAGGGGGAGCATTTTTTTATCAGTTTTTTCCGGTAGAAGAGCCTTCTGCCGAATCTTTGGGTATAAATAAAAGAAAAAAGTTTCGAAAGCTGATCCAAAGACTTGCATATCCTTCTGAATTATTTGTGTCAAAAAATACAGTTCATTCTTTAAGAATTAAGGCTTTGGCTGACGCATTTCCTGAATCTCAATTTATTTGGGTTACAAGAGATAAGGCAGATACTGCTTATTCAATTTTAAAAGCTCGTGTAAGTCAAAAAATAGATACAAAAGAATGGTGGGGTGTCAAGCCTCCAGGATGGCAAGAAAGAATAGGGCTCACTGAAAAAAAGCGAGTATTGTGGCAGATTAGCGAAGTCGAAACTATAATTGAAAAAGATCTTATGAAAACAAATAGGCCTTTTTTTAAAGTCAGTTATAAGGATGTTTGTGAGAAGCCACATAAGGTAATGAATGAAATTGCAAAAGAGTTTGGCTTGAATGATTATATAAGTAAGGATGATGATTTTATTCCTGACTCGTTTAATTACTCAACTTCTCCAAAAGATAGTTTAGCAGAGGAAATAAGAATCTTAGTTCAAAATTAA
- a CDS encoding class I SAM-dependent methyltransferase, producing the protein MSKENKTYSSDWIHKLEGQYNWNLYWHQLDLVLNHSGIEKGSDINEIGVGTGLTSGFLKNKGYRVTTIDIDPEKEPDIVADMTNFDFPKADMYLGFEVFEHIPFKEAKSVWKQLAQKKVSRIAMSLPYAYRTYLWLEFWSPFFGKKSIHIGRKRNHINAEHHFWELGIESYNTELIIREMKNLGFSVSISYRYRNHHFFLFSNEFK; encoded by the coding sequence GTGAGTAAAGAAAATAAAACATATTCATCCGATTGGATACATAAATTAGAAGGTCAATATAATTGGAATTTATATTGGCATCAGCTGGACTTAGTATTAAACCATTCTGGAATAGAAAAAGGAAGTGATATCAATGAAATAGGTGTTGGGACCGGGCTCACTTCTGGGTTTTTAAAAAATAAAGGGTATAGGGTTACAACCATCGATATTGATCCTGAAAAAGAACCGGATATTGTTGCTGATATGACTAACTTCGATTTTCCTAAAGCAGATATGTATCTTGGATTTGAAGTATTCGAGCACATACCATTTAAAGAGGCTAAATCTGTTTGGAAGCAATTGGCGCAAAAAAAGGTTTCGAGAATTGCAATGAGTTTACCATATGCCTACCGAACATATTTATGGCTCGAATTTTGGTCTCCATTTTTCGGTAAAAAATCAATTCATATTGGCAGAAAACGAAATCATATAAACGCTGAACACCATTTCTGGGAATTAGGGATAGAGAGCTACAATACAGAATTGATTATCAGAGAGATGAAAAATTTAGGATTTTCCGTCAGCATCTCGTATCGATATAGAAATCATCATTTTTTTCTGTTCAGCAATGAGTTTAAGTAA
- a CDS encoding oligosaccharide flippase family protein — protein sequence MSTSDQSTKRTLIGDVAKVATGTAVAQGISVLISPIITRLYSPEAFGVLGLFLSVVGIVSVNSTFRYHLAILLPDDDKDASALSGLSFLSTLCVSLLTGLVIFLFSSKLEIWFDISINPIVLAIIPAAILIDACLLILRQWHIRMQSYTTAATSEASQSLGTSGGQLGFGFSGFVEGIFLVYSNISGLFISLAIYLKTLPQKRIFFSKSMFDWERIKQQAIEHKKFFQYSTVAGVINKLAWELPSFMLTGFFSTTILGYYVLGHRLLRLPISLIGGAIGEVYYERGAKAYKQGTLNEITELVQRRLVQVGFFPFFVLTFIGEDLFIAFFGIEWAQAGVYSQILAMWTFVWFLSSPNTTIYSITNNQDKMFNIQVLLFVLRFIGLGIGGLMGSPVLAISLFAIAGIVGYGILLIQISNIAKVSPLLIIHEILSIWPACVLFSIVISAGLIYDLNSWWISAIGILAVISFYPYIFLKEPELRTMMRRIL from the coding sequence TTGAGCACTTCAGACCAATCTACAAAAAGAACTCTTATTGGTGATGTAGCTAAAGTTGCTACTGGAACAGCGGTAGCGCAAGGTATTTCAGTCCTTATATCACCAATCATTACAAGATTGTATAGCCCGGAAGCATTCGGAGTCTTAGGATTGTTTTTGAGTGTCGTGGGGATTGTTAGCGTCAATTCTACATTTCGATATCATCTTGCTATTCTATTGCCGGATGACGATAAGGATGCTTCTGCTCTGAGCGGTCTATCTTTTTTGAGTACACTATGTGTAAGCCTGCTAACGGGGTTAGTAATTTTTCTTTTTTCGAGTAAATTGGAAATCTGGTTTGATATTTCTATAAATCCGATAGTTCTAGCTATTATTCCGGCAGCTATTCTTATTGATGCTTGTTTATTGATTTTGCGCCAATGGCATATCAGGATGCAATCTTATACTACTGCAGCTACAAGCGAAGCAAGCCAATCTTTAGGAACCTCAGGAGGGCAACTGGGATTTGGATTTTCGGGCTTTGTGGAAGGAATATTTTTAGTGTATTCAAATATATCGGGACTATTTATTTCTCTGGCCATTTATTTAAAAACACTACCTCAAAAGCGCATTTTCTTTAGTAAAAGCATGTTCGATTGGGAGCGAATTAAGCAACAAGCAATTGAGCACAAAAAGTTTTTTCAATATAGTACGGTAGCTGGTGTAATAAATAAACTGGCCTGGGAGCTTCCAAGTTTTATGCTGACTGGTTTCTTTAGCACTACAATTTTGGGCTACTATGTTTTAGGACATCGTTTGCTCAGGCTGCCTATTTCATTAATCGGTGGTGCTATTGGAGAAGTATATTATGAAAGAGGAGCAAAAGCATATAAGCAGGGGACATTAAATGAGATTACCGAATTAGTTCAGCGCAGGTTGGTGCAAGTAGGGTTTTTTCCGTTTTTTGTACTCACTTTTATTGGGGAAGATCTATTCATAGCCTTTTTTGGAATCGAATGGGCGCAGGCCGGGGTTTACTCTCAAATCCTTGCAATGTGGACTTTTGTTTGGTTTTTGAGTAGTCCAAATACCACAATTTATAGCATTACAAACAACCAGGATAAGATGTTTAACATACAGGTGCTGTTGTTTGTACTGCGATTTATAGGACTTGGCATAGGTGGTTTAATGGGGTCTCCAGTATTAGCTATATCGCTATTTGCAATAGCAGGTATTGTGGGGTATGGTATTTTGTTGATACAAATTTCCAATATAGCGAAGGTATCACCTCTACTAATTATCCATGAGATACTGTCCATTTGGCCGGCTTGTGTTTTATTTTCTATAGTTATTTCTGCAGGACTGATTTACGATTTAAATTCCTGGTGGATATCGGCAATTGGTATTTTAGCTGTAATAAGTTTTTATCCCTACATATTTTTGAAAGAACCAGAACTCAGAACAATGATGAGAAGAATACTGTGA
- the hisS gene encoding histidine--tRNA ligase: MAKPKYTTHLGMVDILPDESPKWRALEQIIHEEAAKFNFEEIRTPIMEQTELIVRGVGQLTDIVSKEIFAFEKGDSHYVLRPELTAPVVRAFVEHHMQQRGGSQKLYYIGPMFRAEKPQKGRQRQFHQFGLEILGSDDPIADVECIAFMMRIYERIGIKNFNLKLNSVGDPESREAYKEALREFLKPNLDKMSELSQMRFEKNPMRILDSKEDEDQAFIKEAPVIQDYLNEESKKHFDKVIGYLDELGINYTLDPHLVRGMDYYTRTAFELTSPDLGSQDALAGGGRYDLLVEEIGGPSTPAVGFAAGMERLMIACEELGIELAEEKSVDVYFVTLGDAARNWALTHLPKARQAGLSATMDYMSRSMKAQMKDANRENALYTIIIGDNELNEGKFTLRNMKESEEMSLGFDEIIEKLTEKLL, translated from the coding sequence ATGGCTAAACCCAAATACACGACCCACCTCGGAATGGTGGATATTCTTCCAGATGAATCTCCAAAATGGAGGGCGCTCGAACAAATCATTCATGAAGAAGCTGCTAAATTTAATTTCGAAGAAATCCGAACTCCCATCATGGAGCAAACTGAACTTATCGTTCGGGGTGTGGGCCAGCTAACAGATATTGTTTCCAAAGAGATTTTTGCTTTTGAAAAGGGTGATAGTCATTACGTGTTACGACCTGAACTGACAGCACCGGTTGTTCGGGCTTTTGTAGAACACCACATGCAGCAGCGTGGCGGATCTCAGAAGCTTTACTATATCGGCCCTATGTTCCGTGCTGAAAAGCCTCAAAAAGGCCGGCAACGACAATTTCACCAGTTTGGGCTGGAAATATTGGGCAGTGATGACCCTATTGCTGATGTAGAGTGTATCGCTTTTATGATGCGTATTTATGAACGTATTGGAATCAAGAACTTTAATCTGAAATTAAATTCTGTAGGCGATCCTGAAAGTCGTGAAGCTTATAAAGAAGCTTTAAGGGAATTCCTTAAGCCGAATCTGGATAAGATGAGTGAGCTTTCTCAAATGCGGTTCGAGAAAAACCCCATGCGTATTCTGGATTCAAAAGAAGATGAGGATCAAGCGTTTATAAAAGAAGCACCGGTTATTCAGGATTATCTGAACGAAGAATCCAAAAAGCATTTTGACAAGGTTATTGGCTACCTCGATGAACTGGGTATTAATTATACTCTAGATCCTCACCTTGTTCGGGGAATGGATTATTATACCCGTACTGCCTTTGAACTGACAAGCCCTGATTTAGGATCACAGGATGCCTTAGCCGGTGGTGGTCGCTATGATTTGCTTGTCGAGGAAATTGGCGGACCGTCAACTCCTGCCGTTGGTTTTGCCGCGGGCATGGAGCGCCTCATGATTGCTTGTGAAGAGTTGGGGATAGAACTTGCTGAGGAAAAATCAGTGGATGTTTATTTCGTGACTTTAGGTGACGCTGCGCGGAACTGGGCACTTACCCACCTTCCCAAAGCCAGACAAGCCGGACTTTCAGCAACCATGGACTACATGAGTCGTTCTATGAAAGCACAAATGAAAGATGCTAACCGGGAAAATGCCCTTTACACCATCATTATTGGAGATAATGAGCTAAATGAAGGCAAGTTCACGCTTCGTAATATGAAAGAAAGTGAGGAAATGTCTCTCGGTTTTGATGAGATCATTGAGAAGCTTACAGAAAAGCTTCTCTGA
- a CDS encoding amino acid permease, producing the protein MKHEKLAKELGLSDVYAIATGAMFSSGFFLLPGLAAAETGPSVFLAYFVSGLIVLPTMFSVAELATAMPRAGGTYYIIDRSLGPMIGTIGGYGSWLALVLKSAFALIGMGAYISIFYEVPIIPVAVILTIVFGILNVVGAKETTFLQKVLVAALVTIMAFYIIQGVFAVFSMDIVKITKEQFTPFFIDGYYGFFATVGMVFVSYAGLTKVASIAEEVKNPDRNIPLGMFLAIATAVVVYVIGVYIMVALLEPAAFREDLTPVATAGEVFLDWLPEPTGLILVVIAAVAAFASTGNAGIMSASRYPMAMARDKLINERFAKLSKLGTPLWSVVATVLMMIFFLVAFNVAEVAKLASAFQLLLFGLLNLAVIVMRESQIEEYDPGFNSPFYPWLQIIGIIFSIILIFEMGGLSILFTIVVSVFGIIWFKYYAADKVDRQGAIFHVHARLGKNKDQGLEHEMRTILREKGLRQEDPYEEMISRAEVLEFSSSTSYDEILKTVSNSFAEQLGKSTEEMYDVLSQLEEDRIIPIAKGVALNHARLADKIEPEMVLVRVKGGLKVDKLKNLDSKKAGSEKLNTLLFFISSDENSGQHLRILAHVAEMVGTKNFLDRWINAENEAELKEILLRDERFIRLILNPDNKTEEFIGKMIKDVSLPGQSLITIIRRKDQIKIPHGITVLQEGDELSIIGEIEDIKELKKLL; encoded by the coding sequence ATGAAGCATGAAAAATTAGCAAAAGAACTTGGACTATCAGATGTTTATGCTATTGCAACGGGGGCAATGTTTAGTTCAGGATTCTTTCTTCTACCAGGACTTGCAGCTGCCGAAACGGGTCCTTCAGTATTTCTCGCCTACTTTGTTTCCGGGCTGATTGTGTTGCCTACTATGTTTAGTGTAGCCGAATTGGCAACAGCCATGCCAAGAGCAGGAGGAACTTATTATATCATTGACCGAAGTTTGGGCCCAATGATTGGCACAATTGGAGGCTATGGGTCCTGGTTGGCCTTAGTGCTAAAAAGTGCATTTGCCTTAATTGGGATGGGTGCATACATCTCCATCTTTTATGAAGTACCTATAATTCCTGTAGCCGTGATTTTGACTATTGTTTTTGGGATTTTGAATGTAGTTGGGGCAAAGGAAACTACCTTTTTGCAGAAAGTCTTGGTGGCTGCACTTGTTACCATTATGGCATTTTATATTATTCAGGGTGTATTCGCAGTATTTAGCATGGATATTGTGAAGATTACCAAGGAGCAATTTACCCCATTCTTTATTGATGGTTATTATGGGTTTTTTGCTACTGTAGGTATGGTATTCGTGTCATATGCGGGGCTTACGAAAGTTGCCAGTATTGCCGAAGAGGTGAAAAATCCTGATAGAAACATTCCTTTGGGTATGTTTTTAGCCATTGCGACAGCAGTGGTGGTATATGTTATTGGGGTATATATAATGGTAGCTCTCCTGGAGCCAGCTGCCTTTCGGGAAGATCTCACCCCGGTAGCTACCGCAGGTGAAGTATTCTTAGATTGGCTTCCTGAACCCACAGGTTTGATTTTGGTTGTAATTGCTGCGGTTGCTGCTTTTGCATCCACAGGTAATGCAGGAATCATGTCTGCTTCACGTTATCCCATGGCTATGGCTCGGGATAAGCTGATTAATGAGCGTTTTGCAAAACTCAGTAAGCTGGGAACTCCGTTGTGGTCGGTTGTAGCAACCGTACTTATGATGATTTTCTTCCTGGTTGCTTTCAATGTAGCCGAAGTGGCAAAACTGGCTAGTGCTTTTCAATTGTTGCTATTTGGACTGCTGAATCTTGCCGTTATTGTGATGCGTGAAAGCCAGATAGAAGAATACGATCCGGGTTTTAATTCCCCGTTCTATCCATGGCTTCAAATTATTGGGATCATATTTTCCATCATTCTGATTTTTGAAATGGGTGGACTTTCCATTCTGTTTACTATTGTAGTGAGTGTGTTTGGAATAATTTGGTTCAAGTATTACGCGGCCGATAAAGTAGATCGTCAGGGAGCTATTTTCCATGTTCATGCCCGGTTAGGAAAGAATAAAGATCAGGGCCTGGAGCATGAAATGAGAACTATTCTGCGGGAAAAAGGGCTGAGACAGGAAGATCCTTACGAAGAAATGATTTCGAGGGCTGAAGTACTGGAGTTTTCATCATCCACCAGTTACGATGAGATTCTTAAAACAGTAAGTAATAGCTTCGCTGAACAATTAGGCAAAAGTACAGAAGAAATGTACGATGTACTTTCTCAGCTGGAAGAAGATAGAATCATTCCAATAGCTAAAGGTGTCGCTCTAAATCATGCGCGCCTTGCAGATAAAATAGAACCAGAAATGGTACTTGTACGGGTGAAAGGCGGGCTTAAAGTCGACAAGCTTAAAAACCTTGATTCCAAGAAAGCAGGGTCAGAAAAATTAAATACCTTGTTGTTCTTTATCAGTTCTGATGAAAACTCAGGCCAGCATCTGAGAATATTAGCTCACGTAGCTGAAATGGTAGGCACAAAGAACTTCCTGGACCGTTGGATTAATGCAGAAAATGAGGCAGAGTTGAAAGAAATACTGCTTCGAGACGAACGTTTTATACGGCTTATTCTAAATCCTGATAACAAGACCGAAGAATTTATTGGTAAGATGATTAAAGATGTATCCTTGCCGGGACAAAGCCTTATTACCATTATCCGAAGAAAGGATCAGATTAAGATTCCTCACGGTATTACGGTACTTCAGGAAGGCGATGAACTTTCCATCATCGGAGAGATTGAAGATATTAAGGAGCTGAAGAAACTGCTTTAA